The DNA sequence GGTTTGCAGTGGCAGAGGGGCGAGGTTTTGACTGTAGCGGAGACGGCGGAAGTATTGGCGGAATTGGCGCGGGAGATTGCCGAGAGTTTTTCCGCATTCGGCGTACATACTACGGATTCTTGGGGCAATATCGCTTTGGCAGTTGCCGATCCTTGGATGAAAGCGCGGCAATATGTGTCGGATGTCGAGGGACTGATGATGAGTCATGCGCGCTTTGTGCGCCATTTGCCGATGCCTTTGCAGACGGCGATGTTGCTTTTACCGTATGAGCGGGCGGACGGTGTTTCGGCGGTGCATTTTCGCCGTCGCCGCAGTTGCTGTTTGAAATACGAGGTGCCGAACAAAAGTTATTGCAGCACCTGCAGCAAAGTGCCGCTAAAAGTGCAGCTGCGTCATTTAAGCGAGGATTAATGG is a window from the Suttonella indologenes genome containing:
- a CDS encoding (2Fe-2S)-binding protein, yielding MSDFAELMSEVLQPFKAVRLMGDAAVVSLPQSGSRSLAEIMADKDLYARKMAALAAKLSVDKPLVAALLWQKQFVRGFLGQWLANALFGNAVAPNSRDLYLDGENLKGLQWQRGEVLTVAETAEVLAELAREIAESFSAFGVHTTDSWGNIALAVADPWMKARQYVSDVEGLMMSHARFVRHLPMPLQTAMLLLPYERADGVSAVHFRRRRSCCLKYEVPNKSYCSTCSKVPLKVQLRHLSED